The genomic window CGCTGCGTACTACCTCAAGCCGGATGCCCCCACGATGAAGGAGAAGATCTGGAGGGGAGCGGATCTGATCTTCGATCTGGACGCCGATCACCTCTCAGAGTACAGGGATTCTGGAAGAAGGGATTACGGAGAGATGCTGGAGCGCGTTAAAAGAGAGACCATGAAGCTCCTGGAGTTTCTGCTGAGCGATTTCGGTTTTGATGATGAGAGAATAAGCGTGGTCTTCTCCGGAGGCAGGGGATACCACATACACGTCCGCGATCCTTCAATCATGAAGCTCAGGAGCGATGCCAGGCGCGAGATCGTGGATTACCTTACGGGAAGAGGGCTGGATCCGGAGAGGTTCATACACAAGATCGACGTTGATGGGGATGCTGGTGTTGAGAGGGCGAGATCCCTGCGGGGGCCTGCATATGGCACAGCTGGGTGGGGCGGAAGGATCAACAAAGCGATCGAGTCCATGGTAATGCATCTCAGAGAGCTCGATGATGAGGAGGCGCTGAGCTTGCTGAAAAACGTGAAGGGGATAGGCTCTCAGAAGGCCAGGCTATTCCTGGCACAGATCAGGGAGGAGAATGCGATAAAGAGCATCCGCGCCGGAAACCTGGACTTCTTCAAGTACGCCTCAGGTATATGGAAGCTGATAATCCCGTACCTGATGGAGGAGTCTGTCCGCGCTCTGAGCGGCGAGACGGACGAGCCTGTGACCGCGGATGTGCATCGCCTCATACGCTTCCCGGAGAGCCTGCATGGCGGCACGGGACTCAGGGTCACGAAGCTGAGCATCGATTCGCTGCGCGCATTTGACCCGCTGAGGGATGCGGTCGTCTTCGGCGAAGATCCTGTTTCTGTGGACATCCTTCGTCCGGCGAGCATCGAGCTGGCTGGGAAGCGCTTTGATCTGAGCGAGGGCGGGGCGGAGCTGCCGGCATACGCTGCCATATTCCTGATGGCGAGGGGCTTCGCTGAGATAGGGGCTGCTCCCCGCTGAGATAAAGATTAAGTCACTGCTGAGAGAACTATGGCGGGGTATCATGGAGCTTGACCTGGCAAACGTCCTTAGAGGAG from Methanothrix sp. includes these protein-coding regions:
- the priS gene encoding DNA primase catalytic subunit PriS codes for the protein MDSRTASYLRARFREYYLTASMDAPPGIESREWGFIFYDTPGMRRHRSFRSRKELVDYIRSTVPAHVYHSAAYYLKPDAPTMKEKIWRGADLIFDLDADHLSEYRDSGRRDYGEMLERVKRETMKLLEFLLSDFGFDDERISVVFSGGRGYHIHVRDPSIMKLRSDARREIVDYLTGRGLDPERFIHKIDVDGDAGVERARSLRGPAYGTAGWGGRINKAIESMVMHLRELDDEEALSLLKNVKGIGSQKARLFLAQIREENAIKSIRAGNLDFFKYASGIWKLIIPYLMEESVRALSGETDEPVTADVHRLIRFPESLHGGTGLRVTKLSIDSLRAFDPLRDAVVFGEDPVSVDILRPASIELAGKRFDLSEGGAELPAYAAIFLMARGFAEIGAAPR